ATCAAGAAGAGTTGGGAGCTGTACAAGGAAAAGGTCACGCCCGAGGTGGCCAACAGCACCGACCACTTCCGCAACGCCCTCAACGAGATCCTCGCCGACGGCGAGAAGGTCTTCTAGGATCTTGCGGACGGAACGGCAGAACGGCCATGGCCCAGGGGGCCATGGCCGTTCCGCGTCCGGCCCCGGGAAGGGCCGGGCCGGGGGTGGGGCCCGACGTTCACTTCCACTTGTTCTCGGAGATCTCCGCGAGGATGTCGTCGATCTGCTGCCGCACCCGGACGTTGTGGTCGGGCTCGAAGAGCGCCTGCTTGACCCGTCCCTGGTCGTCCTTCTTGACGTAGCGCAGGGACTGCAGGTCCTCCATCGACATCAGGATGTCCTTGCTGACCCGGACCTCGACCGGTTGCCCGTCCTGGTTCACGCTGGGGTTGTGGAAGGGGTGCATCCCGTTGCCCCAGCCGTGCACCACCATCGAGCAGAGGAGAGCGCGGAACGTGTTCTGCCCCTGCACCGTGTCGAGGTCGAAGTTGCCGCCGACCCGTTCGGTCACGCTGTCGATCACGGCGCACAGCTTCACGACCATCTCGCTGTCGATCTCCAGCTGCAGCAGGCGCGCGAACATGGTCTTGAGGATTCGGTCGGTGTTGGTGGTCATCTGGCCACTCCTGTCCAGGATCGTTTCGGGTCGGGGACGAGGAAACCTGTAAGGGCCTCGTCATGCGCCATGGCGGTTCTGTTCTTCCGTCCGAGTGCAAATTGCTTGCCCATTCGGATCTCTCTCGTCGGATCTCATGATTTCACAAAGGTTCCGCCGCCATCACGTGGCACACCCCTTGCAACTCCCGTCCGAGTCGCCGCGACGGCCCCCGGGTCGCCAGCGGGTCGTCCGGGGCCGGATCTAAAGGATTCCCTGCCGTGAACCAGACCGTGCAAACCGCGAAACGCACCTGCCGCCTGCTCTACTACGGGCCGGCGAACGCCGGCAAACGGGCGAACCTGCGCATGATCCACCGTTCGATCCCACCGGGACAGCGGTTGGCTCTCGCCTCGGAGGATCCCGAACGCCAGATCGCGTTCGAGGTCAGCCACGGGGAGGGCAACACCTGGCAGGTTCTCGTCCAGGCCGTCGACAGCGGCAAGGAACGGTTCCGCTCGGCCGGAATGTCCACCCAGCCGCCCTTCGACGGGATCGTCTTCGTGGTCAAGTCCAGCGCCGCGGCGCTGGACCAGAGCCTGGCCTCGTTCGAGTCCCTCAAGGCCTATCTCGACAGTTGGGACCTGGATCTGATGGGGGTGCCCGTCGTCGTGCAGTACAACGGACGCGACGAACCCGACACCCTGCGCGTCGATCGGCTCGAGAGCCTGCTGAACCCCTGGGGCCTGCTCTCCTTCCCGGCCAACGCCGCGAAAGGGGAGGGGGTGCGGGAATCTCTCAAGGCCGTCCTCGGACTGGCGGTCAACCACCTGGAATCGCAGCCGGACCGGCAGTACGACGGACGGGAGAGTTTCATGGAGACCGAACAGGCCGCCCCGCCGGCACCGAGCGAGCCCGCCGCCCCGCCCGAGACGGTCGAGGACCTGGGCATCGACTACGGTCCCCCCGTCCCGGGGGCCGAGCACGGTCGCGCCCCGGACATCGGAGCCACCACCCGGGCGCTCTCCGATGCCATCTACGAGGAGCTGCGTCCGCCCGTGATCGTTCCGGTCAAGGTGCCCCGGCGGCTTCTGGCCGGATCCGGGCCGGTGCGCCTGCTCCTCGAGGTCGAAGTCGTCGACGACGACGGCTGAGACGCCGAAACCCCGACCCGCCCCGCGCATCCGGAAGTTGACCCGGCCCTGGGCTTGGGTTAGTGTGCCGGCATGACGACACCAGCACCAGACCAGCAACCGGCCGCCCCGGCGGAATCCCCGCGGCACGAGTTCCCCGCCACCGAGACCGGCGCCGACGGCGCGCGGCCGCTCAGCTGTGCCGAACTGTTCCAGGCCGGCCGCGTGGCCGAGGCCGAAGGCCGTTACGAGTGGGCCCTCGAGGCCTATCGGCGGGCTCTCCGCTCGTCGCCCGGCCAGCATCCCTGGCACTACCGCAGCGGCTGCACGCTGATGAAACTCGATCGCTGCGGCGAAGCCGAGATCGCCTTCCTGCGCGCCCTCGAACTCGAGCCGGACAACGGCGTCTACCTGACGAACCTCGGTGTGTGCCTCGACCGGCTGGGACGCCGGGAGGAGGCGGTCAGGGCCTACCGGCGGGCGACGCGCCAGGGTCAGGGCACGGCGGCGGCGCACCACAATCTCGGGGCGATCTACGCCGAAGAGGGCCGCACCGGCGAAGCGATCCGGGCCTTCGAGGCGGCGATCGCCGTGGAACCCGACGCCGAGGGCTGGCAGAACCTGGGCCTGGTGCACTACGGGCTCGATGATTTCACCCGCGCCCTCGATTGCTTCGAGCGCAGCGTCGACTGCGACGCGCGCTTCGCCCGCGGCCACTACTACGCCGCCCTCTGCCAGATGAAGAGTGGCATCTACGAGGACGCCTGCCACCGCTTCGAGATGGCCTGGAAGCTCGATCCGCGCCTGGCCCGTGTCCCCTTCCATCTCGGCACCTGCCTGCACAAGCTGGCCCGCTACCAGGAAGCCCGCTTCAGCCTCGAACAGGCCCTCGAGTTCTTCCCCGAGGACGGTCGCATCCACTACCAGCTGGCCCTGACCTGCGACGCCCTCGGCCTGCCGCAGGAAGCCCGTCTCCACTACAGCCAGGCCCGGGCCGCCCGGGAAGGCGCCAACCGCACCGGCTGACCGGCGCACCGAGGAACCACACGTGAACGAGATCCTGGGAATGCTCCTGCTCGCCGCCGTCCAGGGGTTGACGGAGTTCCTGCCCGTCAGCAGCTCGGGTCATCTGGTCCTGGCCCAGACCTTCATGGCCGTGCGGGAGGGCGACGTCTTCTTCGACGTGGTGCTGCACCTCGGGACCCTCGGCTCGGTGCTGGTCGCGTACCGGCGGGAGCTGATCGGGCTGCTGCGCTTCGACGCGGAGTCGCGGCGCTACATCCTGGCGCTGGTGGTCGGCACGGTGCCGGCGGTCGCGATCGGGCTGCTGCTGAAGGACGTTCTGGAGAGCCTGTTCCATGCGCCGGTCTTCGCGGCCGGGGGGCTGTTCGTGACGGCGGCCCTGCTGTTCTCGACGCGGGCACGGCGAAGCCGCGCCGCAGCGGCGGCCGGCGACGGGCCCCGGGCTCCGACGCTGCGCCAGGCGCTGCTCATCGGCTGCGGTCAGGCGTTCGCGATCGTCCCGGGCGTGAGCCGGTCCGGCACGACCATCGCCGTGTCGCTCTGGCTCGGCCTGCCGCGGGTCGAAGCCGCCCGGTTCAGCTTCCTGCTCAGCATCCCGGCCATCTGCGGCGCGCTCGTGCTGCAGCTGGTCGACCGGCCGGCCCTGGAGACGGACGCCTGGCCCTTCGTCCTGGCGGCGCTGGTGGCCTTCGGCGTCGGGCTCCTGGCCCTGCGCTGGACGGCCCTGGCGGTCGTCCAGGCCCACTTCTGGAAATTCGGGTTCTATTGCGTGGCGGTGGGGACGGCGGCGCTGATCGCCCTGACCTGACCGATGGCCGTCAGACGGGGGTCGGGACGCTGAGCACGCGCCCGAGGGTGTCGACGACGCGCTCCTGGTCGAAGGGTTTGATGATGAAGTCCCGGGCGCCGGTCTTGATGGCGCTCAGGACCTGCTCCTTCTGGCCGAGGGCGGTGATCATCACGACCCGCGCCTCCGCGTCGGCGGCCAGGATCTGGCGCAGCGCCTCGGTCCCGTCGAGGCGGGGCATGGTGATGTCGAGCAGGACGAGGTCCGGATGCCGCTCGCCGTACAGCGCCACGGCCTCCTCGCCATCGGCGGCTTCGCCGACCACGTCGAGGCCCATCTCGGAACAGATGTCGCGGAGCATCACCCGCATGAATTCTGCGTCGTCCACGATGAGTACGGTGTGAGCCACCTTGACCTCCGGCGGTCCGGACGGGTTCCCGGGGATCCCGCGACCGCGCTTCCAGTTCGGGCGTCCTGAGCAGTCTCGCTACCCTTCCGTGATCGACGGAACCGACTGGGGCTTTAGATGTTTTGCGGGGAACGGACGGCTCCGGAGCGGGGCCGGGCCCCTCTGCCCGCAGCGAAGGAGAGATCCATGAAAAACGGCTATCACGACCTCACGCGGCACGTCCTGGCCACGGCGCTGTTCCTGGCCTGTGCGGCCCTTTCCACCGGTGCCGCCGGGGCGGAGGACCTCCTCGGCTCCGATGCCGGCGACCGCCGCGAACTCCAGCTGACGGTCTACAACCACGACCTGGCCCTGGTCCGTGAGGTGCGCCGGATCGACCTGCCGAAGGGCACCTTCGGGCTCGAGTTCCGCGACGTCCCGGCCCGCATCAATCCGGTCACGCTGCTGGTGACCGGCGACGGCGGAACGGGCCTGACCGTGCTCGAGCAGAACTACGAATTCGATCTCCTGAGCCCCGAACGCATCCTCGCCAAATACGTGGGCCGGCAGATCAGCTGGATCCAGGAGGACGGTTCACGGGTGACCGGCACGCTCCTGGGCACCAACAGCGGGCCCGTCTACGAGGTCGACGGCGAGGTGGTCTTCGAGGTGCCGGGGCGGATCGCCCTGCCG
Above is a genomic segment from bacterium containing:
- a CDS encoding undecaprenyl-diphosphate phosphatase is translated as MNEILGMLLLAAVQGLTEFLPVSSSGHLVLAQTFMAVREGDVFFDVVLHLGTLGSVLVAYRRELIGLLRFDAESRRYILALVVGTVPAVAIGLLLKDVLESLFHAPVFAAGGLFVTAALLFSTRARRSRAAAAAGDGPRAPTLRQALLIGCGQAFAIVPGVSRSGTTIAVSLWLGLPRVEAARFSFLLSIPAICGALVLQLVDRPALETDAWPFVLAALVAFGVGLLALRWTALAVVQAHFWKFGFYCVAVGTAALIALT
- a CDS encoding tetratricopeptide repeat protein, with protein sequence MTTPAPDQQPAAPAESPRHEFPATETGADGARPLSCAELFQAGRVAEAEGRYEWALEAYRRALRSSPGQHPWHYRSGCTLMKLDRCGEAEIAFLRALELEPDNGVYLTNLGVCLDRLGRREEAVRAYRRATRQGQGTAAAHHNLGAIYAEEGRTGEAIRAFEAAIAVEPDAEGWQNLGLVHYGLDDFTRALDCFERSVDCDARFARGHYYAALCQMKSGIYEDACHRFEMAWKLDPRLARVPFHLGTCLHKLARYQEARFSLEQALEFFPEDGRIHYQLALTCDALGLPQEARLHYSQARAAREGANRTG
- a CDS encoding response regulator; the protein is MAHTVLIVDDAEFMRVMLRDICSEMGLDVVGEAADGEEAVALYGERHPDLVLLDITMPRLDGTEALRQILAADAEARVVMITALGQKEQVLSAIKTGARDFIIKPFDQERVVDTLGRVLSVPTPV